One genomic segment of Ipomoea triloba cultivar NCNSP0323 chromosome 9, ASM357664v1 includes these proteins:
- the LOC116028994 gene encoding auxin-responsive protein SAUR68-like has translation MISSKKLIKLAKRWQKFAAIRRKRISFPSLYDDADSCSTSSAVNKGHFTIYTADQKRFVVPLSYLENEIIRQLLSMSEEEFGLASDGPITLPCDAAFLDYIISLLSRGLSRELENALLISLTSYRCSSASLHREGLRNQELLVC, from the coding sequence ATGATCAGTTCCAAGAAGCTCATCAAGCTGGCCAAAAGATGGCAGAAATTTGCTGCCATCCGAAGAAAGAGGATTTCATTTCCAAGTCTATATGATGATGCAGATAGCTGCAGTACTTCTTCTGCGGTTAACAAGGGCCATTTCACTATCTACACTGCTGATCAGAAGCGGTTTGTTGTCCCTCTATCATATCTCGAGAATGAGATCATTAGGCAACTCTTAAGTATGTCTGAAGAAGAATTTGGACTTGCAAGCGACGGGCCTATTACACTACCATGTGATGCAGCCTTCTTGGACTACAtcatttcacttcttagccGAGGTTTATCCAGAGAACTTGAGAATGCATTGCTAATCTCACTTACTTCATACCGGTGTTCATCAGCTTCACTGCACAGAGAAGGGCTGAGAAATCAAGAATTGCTAGTTTGCTGA
- the LOC116028995 gene encoding auxin-responsive protein SAUR68-like: MISSKKLIKLAKRWQKFAAIQRKRISFPSLYDDADSCSISSAVNTGHFTIYTADQKRFVFPLSYLENEIIRQLLSMSEEEFGLPSDGPITLPCDAVFMEYIISLLSRGLSRELESALLVSVTSHRCSSAPLHQEGWRNQELVVC, encoded by the coding sequence ATGATCAGTTCCAAGAAGCTCATCAAGCTCGCCAAAAGATGGCAAAAATTTGCTGCCATCCAAAGAAAGAGGATTTCATTTCCAAGTCTATATGATGATGCAGATAGCTGCAGCATTTCTTCTGCGGTTAACACGGGCCATTTCACTATCTACACTGCTGATCAGAAGCGGTTTGTTTTCCCTCTATCATATCTCGAGAATGAGATCATTAGACAACTCTTAAGTATGTCTGAAGAAGAATTTGGACTTCCAAGCGATGGGCCTATTACACTACCATGTGATGCAGTCTTCATGGAATACAtcatttcacttcttagccGAGGTTTATCTAGAGAACTTGAGAGTGCACTGCTCGTCTCAGTTACTTCACATCGGTGTTCATCAGCTCCGCTACACCAAGAAGGGTGGAGAAATCAGGAATTGGTAGTTTGCTGA
- the LOC116029004 gene encoding auxin-responsive protein SAUR21-like, translated as MAISMTRIIRAKQGLRRSSSRTNRESEVPKGHFAVYVGESEKKRFVIPVSYLKDPSFQDLLCQAEDEFGFDHPMGGLTIPCLEDTFLDIISNLRS; from the coding sequence ATGGCGATTAGTATGACTCGCATTATTCGTGCTAAGCAGGGCCTTAGAAGGTCTTCTTCAAGAACAAACAGAGAAAGTGAGGTTCCTAAGGGGCACTTTGCAGTTTATGTTGGTGAGAGCGAGAAGAAGCGTTTTGTCATTCCAGTTTCATACTTGAAGGACCCTTCTTTCCAAGACTTGCTATGCCAAGCTGAAGACGAATTCGGATTTGATCATCCAATGGGTGGACTCACTATACCTTGCTTGGAGGATACCTTTCTTGACATCATCTCTAATTTGAGATCTTGA